The following DNA comes from Flavobacterium sp. N3904.
CCGGATTCGAAACTAATCGAGCTATTTTGGTAATCTTGATGTCCCTTTCTTGTATGGAGGCATCTCTTTGATTTTCTGGAAGAAGGACAAATTCAGTAGCGTATTTCCATGCACCATCTCTAGCGGTTTTCATACTAAAATCAATAAAGAAATTGTCTATTTTGCCAGATAATTTCAATATATACGTGAGTGTTGGCCAAATTTCAACCAGACATTTTTCAACTCCTTCGACTAGATTGCTTAAAATTTCATTGATTTTATTATAGTCAGAATGTAAATCAAAAATGCTTTCAGGAGTACTGACTTGTGCGCAGGCAATTCCTAAATCTAAATTGATATGTGCATTGATTCCTAGTAGTAAATGTTGTACTACAATTGGCCAATATTCTTCTCCTTTCGTAAACGAAAATTCCCAGCATTCTGAGCATTTTTCTTTAGCTTTAAACTGGTAATAAGCTTTTAAATACCTATTGGCAAAAATAACATCGAGTTTTTCCATTCGTTCTGGATTTTGAAATAAACCCGTTTCGATACCATGTTTTATTTGCAATGTCACTTCTCTATATAAAGTACTAAACAAACCTATAGCACATTGTTCCAGTTTTGACGTTTCAATTATTTCATCCAAAAACTGAATGACTTCATCTATGGTTGTGGCTTGTTTCATATTCATTTAGAGTTGGTAATGGTTAAAAATGGAAGAGCGAATATAATTATTTTAATTTTTTAAAGAGTATTTTTTTTGAAGTAATTGTCTTGCTATTTTTTTGTATTTAATACTAAAAGCGAGTGAAAGCTTGGATTTTTATTTTTTTATAACAAAAAAGACATGGTTGAGCTATTTTTTATTTTTAGGAAATAATCATTTCGTTATATTTGTGAAAGTATAACGAAAACAACAGACATTGAAATCGCTCTGATTCAAGAATACAAACACGATGAAGAATGGCGATTCCATATTCCGATAAAAAACAAATATTAACTTCGTATGAAAATCAAGAGTAAAATTTGGATTGAAACCGATGAAGGGGTCCTCATTAGTGAAGGGCGAATTCAGTTGTTAAAGTTGATTGAGTCCACAGGTTCGCTCAATAAAGCGGCAAAGGAAATGAATATTTCGTATCAGAAAGCGTGGAAATTGATTGATGCTTCGAACAAAGCTTCCAAAGAGCCATTAATTGCAACCCAAGTGGGAGGCAATAAAGGTGGAGGAACTGTTATCACTCCCTATGGTAAATCCCTAATCGACTCTTTTGAAAAAATTAATATCGCCTGCTGGAAATTCTTGGATTTGGAACTTAAAAAACATTCTTTATGAGCGTAGAACATTTATTAGAGATGCCTTTGCTATTGTTGTTGTTTCCAATTGTAGCTTTTTTGTATGCCAGTGTAGGTCATGGGGGCGCAAGTGGTTATCTCGCCTTGATGAGCGCTTTTGCTTTTCCAATAACGTTTATGAAACCAACCGCTTTGATCTTGAATATTTTGGTTTCGGGACTTTCATTTTATTTCTATTACAGAGAAAAAAACTTTAAATTCAATCTGTTTTATCCTTTTGCTTTGACCTCAATTCCGTTTTCGTTTATTGGAGGCTATTTAAAAATAGACGCTTTTTATTACAAAATAATTCTGGCTACCGTTTTGGTTTTTGCCGTTTTACGATTATTGGGTGTTTTTGGTAAAGAAAAAGAAAATTTAAAAGTGATAAACATTCCGATGGCATTGGCTTTTGGAGCCCTCATAGGTTTTCTATCGGGATTGTTGGGCATTGGCGGAGGAATCATTTTGAGCCCCGTTCTGTTGCTGATGGGTTGGGCCAACATGAAACAAACTGCGGCCGTATCGGCATTGTTTATCTTGGTCAATTCAATTTCAGGACTTTTTGGTTTTGTCTTACAAGGCGGAACATTACCTGCTTCATCTGGAGTGTTAATCGGGTTGGTTTTTATAGGAGGATTATTAGGCGCTTATTATGGAAGTGCAAAATTCAATTCAAAAAGATTGCGAATCATATTATCAGTAGTCATTGGGATTGCGATTTTTAAATTATATACAACGGCATAACCACCAAACGCAAAGAGGAGTAAAATTGGCATAACTAATTAAAAAATAACTATGGAAAACAAAATAACAGCAATACTGCTGGCCGGTGGAAAAAGCCAGCGCATGGGAACCGACAAAGGATTATTGGTTTTAAATGAAAAAACATTCATCAAACATATTTGTGATGCTTTGCAACCCATTGTTGGGTCAAATATTTTAATTGTTTCGGACAACAAAGAATATGATGTTCTCGGTTTTACCAGAGTGGAAGATATTATAGAAAATAAGGGACCGGTTGGCGGACTTTAT
Coding sequences within:
- a CDS encoding DUF5995 family protein, with amino-acid sequence MKQATTIDEVIQFLDEIIETSKLEQCAIGLFSTLYREVTLQIKHGIETGLFQNPERMEKLDVIFANRYLKAYYQFKAKEKCSECWEFSFTKGEEYWPIVVQHLLLGINAHINLDLGIACAQVSTPESIFDLHSDYNKINEILSNLVEGVEKCLVEIWPTLTYILKLSGKIDNFFIDFSMKTARDGAWKYATEFVLLPENQRDASIQERDIKITKIARLVSNPGYFVSSIFKLIRLFEKGTVAQKIIDLSKVGYNPVSKTVVTPECVVQN
- a CDS encoding sulfite exporter TauE/SafE family protein, with translation MSVEHLLEMPLLLLLFPIVAFLYASVGHGGASGYLALMSAFAFPITFMKPTALILNILVSGLSFYFYYREKNFKFNLFYPFALTSIPFSFIGGYLKIDAFYYKIILATVLVFAVLRLLGVFGKEKENLKVINIPMALAFGALIGFLSGLLGIGGGIILSPVLLLMGWANMKQTAAVSALFILVNSISGLFGFVLQGGTLPASSGVLIGLVFIGGLLGAYYGSAKFNSKRLRIILSVVIGIAIFKLYTTA
- a CDS encoding winged helix-turn-helix domain-containing protein, with product MKIKSKIWIETDEGVLISEGRIQLLKLIESTGSLNKAAKEMNISYQKAWKLIDASNKASKEPLIATQVGGNKGGGTVITPYGKSLIDSFEKINIACWKFLDLELKKHSL